In a single window of the Microbacterium sp. SL75 genome:
- the purD gene encoding phosphoribosylamine--glycine ligase, with amino-acid sequence MRILVLGSGAREHAIILALRSEEESHAIFAAPGNAGIAREAHLVDLDPMDPAAVLTFAKSEAIDLVVVGPEAPLVAGVADPLRAHGIPVFGPGKAAAQLEGSKTYAKRIMDAAGVPTGGSVRAHDVATVEAALDQFGAPYVVKADGLAAGKGVIVTSERAAALAHAESYLPSGAVLIEEFLSGPEVSLFFLSDGDHVAPLSPAQDFKRLRDGDEGPNTGGMGAYSPLPWLTERFGGEDEFVAQVTRDIAEPVIRQMDAEGTPFIGLLYAGLILTEQGVKVIEFNARFGDPETQVVLPRLIDPLSRLLLAAASGTLEDQPRPAFAEATAVTVVLASEGYPEAPLTGRVLTGIDEAEEVDGAHVAHAATALRDGDLVATGGRVLSVVATGSTFGEAREAAYAGLERIGLEGGQYRTDIAARVAQA; translated from the coding sequence GTGAGAATCCTGGTCCTCGGTTCGGGCGCGCGCGAGCACGCCATCATCCTCGCCCTGCGCTCCGAAGAGGAATCGCACGCGATCTTCGCGGCCCCCGGCAACGCGGGCATCGCTCGCGAAGCGCACCTGGTCGACCTCGACCCGATGGATCCCGCCGCGGTCCTGACCTTCGCCAAGAGCGAGGCGATCGACCTGGTCGTCGTCGGCCCCGAGGCGCCCCTGGTCGCCGGAGTCGCCGACCCGCTGCGCGCGCACGGCATCCCGGTGTTCGGCCCGGGCAAGGCCGCCGCCCAGCTCGAGGGCTCGAAGACCTACGCCAAGCGGATCATGGATGCCGCGGGCGTCCCCACCGGCGGATCGGTGCGCGCGCACGACGTCGCCACCGTCGAAGCCGCCCTCGACCAGTTCGGCGCACCGTACGTCGTGAAGGCCGACGGCCTGGCTGCGGGCAAGGGCGTCATCGTGACCTCCGAGCGCGCAGCCGCCCTCGCCCACGCCGAGAGCTACCTTCCGAGCGGTGCCGTGCTGATCGAGGAGTTCCTCTCGGGCCCCGAGGTGTCGCTGTTCTTCCTCAGCGACGGCGACCACGTCGCTCCCCTCAGCCCCGCTCAGGACTTCAAGCGCCTGCGCGACGGCGACGAGGGACCCAACACCGGCGGCATGGGCGCGTACTCCCCCCTGCCGTGGCTGACGGAGCGCTTCGGCGGCGAGGACGAGTTCGTCGCGCAGGTCACGCGCGACATCGCCGAGCCCGTCATCCGGCAGATGGATGCCGAGGGCACCCCGTTCATCGGGCTGCTCTACGCCGGGCTCATCCTCACCGAGCAGGGCGTGAAGGTCATCGAGTTCAACGCCCGCTTCGGCGACCCCGAGACGCAGGTCGTCCTGCCGCGACTCATCGATCCCCTGTCCCGCCTTCTGCTGGCGGCGGCTTCAGGCACGCTCGAGGATCAGCCGCGTCCCGCTTTCGCCGAGGCGACCGCGGTCACCGTCGTGCTCGCGAGCGAGGGCTACCCCGAGGCCCCCCTCACCGGTCGTGTGCTGACCGGGATCGACGAGGCCGAAGAGGTCGACGGCGCCCACGTCGCCCACGCCGCGACGGCACTGCGCGACGGCGACCTCGTCGCGACGGGTGGGCGTGTGCTCAGCGTCGTCGCCACCGGCTCGACGTTCGGCGAGGCACGCGAGGCGGCCTACGCCGGACTCGAGCGCATCGGCCTCGAGGGCGGGCAGTACCGCACGGACATCGCGGCGCGGGTGGCTCAGGCCTGA
- a CDS encoding sterol carrier family protein has translation MPPRRIETGDGRAALAAVRAGDAPRPATATAVRYLLQLLVEKAPGNSVEMRVPPFGAVQVIEGPRHTRGTPPNVVETDAATWIAVATGEEHWADAVTDGRIVASGVRADLSALLPLRP, from the coding sequence ATGCCTCCTCGCCGTATCGAGACCGGAGACGGCCGCGCAGCTCTCGCCGCCGTCCGCGCCGGAGACGCTCCGCGCCCCGCGACCGCCACGGCCGTGCGGTACCTCCTGCAGCTGCTCGTCGAGAAGGCCCCCGGCAATTCGGTCGAGATGCGCGTGCCGCCCTTCGGCGCCGTGCAGGTGATCGAGGGGCCGCGTCACACTCGCGGAACGCCCCCGAACGTGGTTGAGACCGACGCCGCGACCTGGATCGCCGTCGCCACGGGCGAGGAGCACTGGGCGGATGCCGTGACCGACGGCCGCATCGTCGCCTCGGGCGTCCGCGCCGACCTCAGCGCGCTGCTGCCGCTGCGGCCGTAG
- a CDS encoding potassium transporter Trk — MAEQPVPQQPSSPRDERQTLTVRRAPKYGVFLAAGAFAGILIALVLTVFVDGSAISPYTQVVYSQMQVFGFTALIFVVLGVAVGAIVALIFERTVGGRTRQVTVEHEQHGV, encoded by the coding sequence ATGGCCGAGCAGCCCGTCCCCCAACAACCGTCCTCCCCGCGTGATGAGCGACAGACGCTGACGGTTCGTCGCGCCCCGAAGTACGGCGTGTTCCTGGCGGCGGGGGCGTTCGCCGGCATCCTGATCGCTCTCGTTCTCACCGTCTTCGTCGACGGCTCCGCCATCAGCCCCTACACGCAGGTCGTCTACTCGCAGATGCAGGTCTTCGGCTTCACGGCCCTGATCTTCGTCGTGCTGGGCGTCGCGGTCGGCGCGATCGTCGCCCTCATCTTCGAGCGCACCGTCGGCGGTCGCACGCGCCAGGTCACGGTCGAGCACGAGCAGCACGGCGTCTGA
- a CDS encoding zinc-binding alcohol dehydrogenase — translation MTGGQPEWVIREDAAQSVLVALYLRQVLGIRSPEDLPALRRVPAPWVQERTDAAHAQLEREWREYWAMTVEPQAHPSPVPLELIDGFETLVTLPVEGSETLRGAIRAHADDAVDFARLAHDRYSREAAARPGVSYRAYASAIAAHERAVGRRAHSFELNVQVLPLAQRGVWWIGSLTVAVTDGLRGDVAAFDTAIHPIIAELA, via the coding sequence ATGACGGGCGGCCAGCCGGAATGGGTGATCCGCGAAGACGCGGCACAATCGGTGCTCGTCGCGCTCTACCTGCGCCAGGTTCTCGGCATCCGTTCTCCCGAGGATCTCCCCGCACTTCGACGCGTCCCGGCTCCCTGGGTGCAGGAGCGGACGGATGCCGCGCACGCGCAGCTCGAACGCGAATGGCGCGAGTACTGGGCGATGACGGTGGAGCCGCAGGCGCACCCCTCCCCCGTTCCTCTCGAGCTGATCGACGGATTCGAGACGCTGGTGACCCTTCCCGTCGAGGGGTCCGAGACGCTCCGCGGGGCCATCCGCGCGCACGCCGACGATGCCGTCGACTTCGCCCGGCTCGCTCACGACCGCTACTCCCGCGAGGCTGCTGCCCGGCCCGGGGTGTCGTACCGCGCGTACGCGAGCGCCATCGCCGCGCACGAGCGGGCCGTGGGCCGACGCGCGCACTCGTTCGAGCTGAACGTGCAGGTGCTTCCGCTCGCTCAGCGGGGCGTGTGGTGGATCGGATCTCTCACGGTGGCGGTGACCGACGGTCTGCGCGGCGACGTCGCGGCCTTCGACACCGCCATCCACCCGATCATCGCCGAACTGGCGTGA
- the purM gene encoding phosphoribosylformylglycinamidine cyclo-ligase, producing the protein MASAPHENPYSAAGVDTAAGDLAVELMKSAVRRTHGPEVLGGVGGFAGLFDASALRDYTRPLLATSTDGVGTKVAIAQAIDKHDTIGEDLVGMVVDDIVVVGARPLFMTDYIACGKVVPPRIADIVAGIARGCAMTGTALVGGETAEHPGLLGVDDYDVAGAATGVVEADRMLGAERVRAGDVVLALASSGLHSNGYSLVRHIIAGAGIAYGAASADLGGTWGEALLEPTRLYTSPLLRLLDDASAGIGIHSLSHVTGGGIAANLARVLPQGTWVDVDRSTWSPSPVFRVLADIGGLDLIATEGTWNLGIGFLAVVSPEIADAATAALQADGIATWQVGVVRDGARPEGEYEQGAKGVDGGAVRLVGTYADAGAPANGAS; encoded by the coding sequence GTGGCCTCAGCTCCCCACGAAAACCCGTACTCCGCCGCAGGCGTCGATACCGCCGCCGGAGATCTCGCCGTCGAACTGATGAAGTCGGCCGTGCGTCGCACGCATGGGCCCGAGGTGCTCGGTGGGGTGGGCGGTTTCGCCGGTCTCTTCGACGCCTCCGCGCTCCGCGACTACACGCGGCCCCTGCTCGCGACCAGCACCGACGGCGTCGGCACGAAGGTCGCGATCGCGCAGGCCATCGACAAGCACGACACCATCGGCGAAGACCTCGTCGGCATGGTCGTCGATGACATCGTCGTGGTCGGCGCCCGTCCGCTCTTCATGACCGACTACATCGCCTGCGGCAAGGTCGTACCCCCGCGCATCGCCGACATCGTCGCGGGCATCGCGCGTGGCTGCGCCATGACCGGGACCGCGCTCGTCGGCGGCGAGACCGCGGAGCACCCGGGTCTGCTGGGTGTCGACGACTACGACGTCGCGGGAGCGGCGACCGGCGTCGTCGAGGCCGACCGCATGCTCGGCGCCGAGCGCGTCCGCGCGGGCGACGTCGTGCTGGCCCTCGCCTCGAGCGGCCTGCACTCCAACGGCTACTCGCTCGTGCGCCACATCATCGCGGGTGCCGGGATCGCATACGGCGCAGCCTCCGCCGACCTCGGCGGCACCTGGGGCGAGGCGCTGCTCGAGCCCACCCGCCTCTACACCTCGCCGCTGCTGCGTCTGCTCGACGACGCATCGGCGGGCATCGGCATCCACTCGCTCAGTCACGTCACCGGCGGGGGCATCGCCGCCAACCTCGCGCGCGTGCTGCCGCAGGGTACCTGGGTCGATGTCGACCGTTCGACGTGGAGTCCCTCGCCGGTCTTCCGCGTGCTCGCCGACATCGGCGGGCTCGACCTGATCGCGACCGAGGGCACCTGGAACCTGGGTATCGGCTTCCTCGCCGTGGTCTCGCCCGAGATCGCGGACGCCGCGACCGCGGCGCTGCAGGCCGACGGCATCGCGACGTGGCAGGTCGGCGTCGTCCGCGACGGCGCCCGGCCCGAGGGCGAGTACGAACAGGGCGCGAAGGGCGTCGACGGAGGCGCCGTGCGCCTGGTCGGAACCTACGCGGATGCCGGTGCGCCGGCGAACGGAGCAAGCTAA
- the purF gene encoding amidophosphoribosyltransferase — MCGIVGMAGQGPVNQEIYDALLLLQHRGQDSTGMATAESSGVFHIHKARGQVREAFRTRDMRALLGDIGLGHVRYATKGTASNEEEAQPFYVNAPYGIVLVHNGNLTNTRELTTELFHKDRRHLNTSSDTELLVNILGSELQSEITGPDLDPAQVFRAVGRVHERVEGSYASIALIAGYGLLAFRDPFGIRPLILGKRPAAQVPGGEPRDEYIVASESLVLENAGFEIVRDVEPGEAVFITLDGTLHAQQCARNTVLAPCSFEYVYLARPDSVMNGVSVYETRLRMGERLADTVAKYTPAGAIDVVMPIPDSARPAAMQVARKLGIEYREGFYKNRYVGRTFIMPGQAVRKKSVRQKLNAMSTEFQGKNVLLVDDSIVRGTTSREIIQMARDAGAKSVTFASAAPPVRYPHVYGINMPSRHELVAHGRTIPEIAQELGCDYLVYQEVDDLKAAIMEGTDLVDLDMSCFDGRYVTGTVSDEYLAWVEGSQES, encoded by the coding sequence ATGTGCGGCATCGTCGGCATGGCCGGGCAGGGCCCGGTCAACCAGGAGATCTACGACGCGCTCCTGCTCCTCCAGCACCGAGGGCAGGACTCCACGGGCATGGCCACGGCCGAGTCCAGCGGCGTCTTCCACATCCACAAGGCCCGCGGACAGGTGCGCGAGGCCTTCCGCACGCGCGACATGCGCGCCCTGCTCGGCGACATCGGTCTGGGACACGTGCGCTACGCCACCAAGGGCACCGCGTCGAACGAAGAAGAGGCGCAGCCCTTCTACGTCAACGCGCCCTACGGCATCGTGCTCGTGCACAACGGCAACCTCACGAACACGCGCGAGCTGACGACCGAGCTCTTCCACAAGGACCGCCGTCACCTCAACACCAGCAGCGACACCGAGCTGCTCGTGAACATCCTCGGCTCCGAGCTGCAGTCCGAGATCACCGGCCCCGATCTCGACCCCGCGCAGGTCTTCCGCGCGGTCGGACGCGTGCACGAGCGGGTCGAGGGCTCGTACGCCTCGATCGCCCTCATCGCCGGTTACGGGCTTCTCGCGTTCCGCGACCCGTTCGGCATCCGTCCCCTCATCCTCGGCAAGCGTCCCGCAGCGCAGGTGCCCGGCGGTGAGCCGCGCGACGAGTACATCGTGGCGTCCGAGTCGCTCGTGCTCGAGAACGCCGGCTTCGAGATCGTGCGCGACGTCGAGCCCGGCGAGGCCGTGTTCATCACCCTCGACGGCACGCTCCACGCGCAGCAGTGCGCCCGGAACACCGTGCTCGCACCGTGCTCGTTCGAGTACGTCTACCTCGCCCGCCCCGACTCGGTCATGAACGGCGTCTCGGTCTACGAGACGCGTCTGCGCATGGGCGAGCGTCTGGCCGACACGGTTGCGAAGTACACCCCCGCGGGGGCCATCGACGTGGTCATGCCGATCCCCGACTCGGCGCGTCCCGCGGCGATGCAGGTGGCCCGCAAGCTCGGCATCGAGTACCGCGAGGGCTTCTACAAGAACCGCTACGTCGGCCGCACGTTCATCATGCCCGGCCAGGCGGTGCGCAAGAAGAGCGTGCGCCAGAAGCTCAACGCCATGTCGACGGAGTTCCAGGGCAAGAACGTGCTGCTGGTCGACGACTCGATCGTGCGCGGCACCACCAGCCGCGAGATCATCCAGATGGCTCGGGATGCCGGGGCCAAGAGCGTGACGTTCGCCTCGGCCGCCCCGCCGGTGCGCTACCCCCACGTGTACGGCATCAACATGCCCTCGCGCCACGAGCTCGTCGCGCACGGCCGCACGATCCCCGAGATCGCCCAGGAGCTCGGCTGCGACTATCTGGTGTACCAGGAGGTCGACGACCTCAAAGCGGCGATCATGGAGGGCACCGACCTGGTCGACCTCGACATGAGCTGCTTCGACGGGCGTTACGTCACGGGCACGGTGTCGGACGAGTATCTCGCCTGGGTCGAGGGCAGCCAGGAGTCTTGA
- a CDS encoding CynX/NimT family MFS transporter — MTRRRAGTIALAATAVVLLALTLRIAVASLSPLLTRIGEEFSLPAAVVGLIGMAPPVAFALAGMVTPAIERRLGPERSVLIAAVTAAAMLALRAAAVDAWSLLGATAGVFAAVGVANVLIPTVVKKYFPERIGLMTTVYSTAMAVATFTPPLVAVPLADAVGWRGSFVTWAVVALAAVAPWIALSLRARASRRDALDEPRAAVLSRIVRVPQTWALVITFGVNSSVAYAMFAWMPPLLIDVAGVDAAEAGGLLALFSFMGLPVSLLVPLLVARLGRTTPFYVVAVAGGLAGVIGLLVAPAAATVLWVVLIGIPPLMFPLALVLFGLRTRSHETTVALSGFVQSVGYGFAALMPLAIGVTHEFTGGWTAGLALIGVALLLVVPAAIIMVRRESIEEAWERRTGLSW; from the coding sequence TTGACCCGCCGTCGCGCGGGAACCATCGCCCTCGCCGCGACCGCCGTCGTGCTGCTCGCACTGACGCTGCGGATCGCGGTCGCCTCGCTCTCGCCGCTGCTGACGCGCATCGGCGAGGAGTTCTCCCTCCCGGCGGCCGTCGTGGGGCTGATCGGCATGGCTCCGCCCGTGGCGTTCGCTCTGGCAGGCATGGTCACCCCGGCGATCGAGCGCCGCCTCGGCCCCGAGCGCTCGGTGCTGATCGCCGCAGTCACCGCCGCGGCCATGCTGGCTCTGCGCGCAGCCGCGGTCGACGCGTGGTCGCTGCTGGGCGCGACGGCGGGAGTGTTCGCCGCGGTGGGCGTGGCGAATGTGCTGATCCCCACGGTGGTGAAGAAGTACTTCCCCGAGCGCATCGGCCTCATGACCACCGTCTACAGCACGGCGATGGCGGTCGCGACGTTCACGCCGCCGCTGGTCGCGGTGCCCTTGGCCGACGCGGTGGGGTGGCGCGGCTCGTTCGTGACCTGGGCCGTGGTGGCCCTGGCCGCCGTCGCCCCGTGGATCGCGCTGAGTCTGCGCGCCCGGGCGTCGCGGCGCGATGCGCTGGACGAGCCGCGGGCTGCCGTGCTGTCGCGGATCGTGCGGGTGCCGCAGACGTGGGCCCTCGTGATCACCTTCGGCGTCAACTCGTCGGTCGCCTACGCGATGTTCGCGTGGATGCCGCCCCTGCTCATCGATGTCGCCGGAGTGGATGCCGCGGAAGCCGGCGGACTGCTCGCGCTCTTCTCGTTCATGGGGCTGCCGGTGTCGTTGCTGGTGCCCCTGCTCGTGGCGAGGCTGGGCCGGACGACCCCGTTCTATGTGGTCGCCGTCGCGGGCGGATTGGCGGGGGTCATCGGCCTGCTGGTGGCACCCGCGGCGGCGACGGTGCTGTGGGTGGTGTTGATCGGCATCCCGCCGCTGATGTTCCCGCTGGCGCTGGTGCTGTTCGGGCTGCGTACGCGCTCCCACGAGACCACCGTCGCGTTGAGCGGCTTCGTGCAGAGCGTGGGGTACGGCTTCGCCGCTCTCATGCCCCTGGCGATCGGGGTGACCCACGAGTTCACCGGCGGGTGGACGGCGGGGCTCGCGCTCATCGGAGTCGCGCTCCTGCTCGTCGTTCCGGCGGCGATCATCATGGTGCGGCGCGAGAGCATCGAGGAGGCGTGGGAACGCCGGACCGGCCTGAGCTGGTAG
- a CDS encoding DUF3073 domain-containing protein, translating into MGRGRQKAKNTKIARELKYDTYSVNYSALERELGAPAPGEDAYVDKWADQYSDEYDNEKA; encoded by the coding sequence ATGGGGCGTGGCCGTCAGAAGGCGAAGAACACCAAGATCGCCCGTGAGCTGAAGTACGACACCTATTCGGTGAACTACTCCGCTCTCGAGCGCGAACTGGGTGCACCCGCTCCGGGTGAAGACGCGTACGTCGACAAGTGGGCCGACCAGTACAGCGACGAATACGACAACGAGAAGGCCTGA
- a CDS encoding universal stress protein: MTDQPRASTGNGMVIAGVVPGQSARIVREAAHYAALAHAELVVAHVDTTRFVAFEDPDGYVHSSTVDVAGAAAKAALDEVRRMTAEVLAGSSVTWTVRQLIGDPALALIQLADENDASLIVVGTRKRGLGESLREFLTGSVAARLSHRQRRPVLVIPQGESVGAEDELPWE, translated from the coding sequence ATGACCGACCAGCCCCGCGCGAGCACCGGCAATGGAATGGTGATCGCAGGCGTCGTACCCGGGCAGTCCGCCCGCATCGTGCGCGAGGCAGCCCACTATGCAGCTCTCGCTCACGCCGAGCTGGTCGTCGCCCACGTCGATACGACGCGCTTCGTGGCCTTCGAGGATCCCGACGGCTACGTGCACTCGTCCACCGTCGATGTCGCCGGGGCTGCGGCCAAAGCCGCCCTCGACGAGGTGCGCCGCATGACGGCCGAGGTGCTGGCCGGCAGCTCCGTCACCTGGACCGTGCGCCAGCTCATCGGAGACCCGGCGCTGGCGCTGATCCAGCTCGCCGATGAGAACGACGCCTCGCTGATCGTGGTCGGAACGCGAAAGCGCGGCCTCGGTGAGTCCTTACGCGAGTTCCTCACCGGCTCCGTCGCCGCGCGCCTGAGCCACCGGCAGCGCCGACCGGTTCTCGTCATCCCGCAGGGAGAATCGGTCGGCGCCGAGGACGAGTTGCCGTGGGAATGA
- a CDS encoding PadR family transcriptional regulator, translating to MSPVFSHGDLRLYILSLLDEAPRHGYDLMQALSERTGGTYSPSAGTIYPRLSKLEEEGLVTKTVDGRKTVYEITDAGHAEVAARSGDLEGIQAGLADSVRLIADEVRGSVRDAMRSLRADLAAASRDAREQAQATPADDARSRSREQLSRADAAINEFRGRVRSELRAHVARGGELAASGVDDIESALGQASEAVARAMRG from the coding sequence ATGAGCCCCGTCTTCTCGCACGGCGATCTGCGCCTGTACATCCTGAGCCTGCTCGACGAGGCCCCGCGCCACGGCTACGACCTCATGCAGGCCCTCTCCGAGCGCACGGGCGGCACCTACTCGCCCTCCGCCGGCACCATCTACCCCCGACTCTCGAAGCTCGAAGAGGAGGGCCTGGTCACCAAGACCGTCGACGGCCGCAAGACCGTCTACGAGATCACCGATGCCGGCCACGCCGAAGTCGCAGCACGCTCGGGCGACCTCGAGGGCATCCAGGCCGGTCTCGCCGACAGCGTCCGCCTGATCGCCGACGAGGTGCGCGGCAGTGTGCGCGACGCCATGCGGAGCCTGCGCGCCGACCTGGCCGCCGCCTCGCGCGACGCACGCGAGCAGGCACAGGCGACCCCGGCCGACGACGCGCGATCGCGCAGCCGCGAGCAGCTGTCGCGCGCCGATGCCGCGATCAACGAGTTCCGCGGGCGCGTGCGCTCCGAGCTGCGGGCGCACGTCGCGCGCGGCGGGGAGCTCGCGGCATCCGGAGTCGACGACATCGAGTCGGCGCTGGGCCAGGCCTCCGAAGCCGTCGCACGGGCGATGCGCGGCTAG
- a CDS encoding DUF4097 family beta strand repeat-containing protein: MEKWIVHPGETRVIDVDALRELKIGLVGGQVDVIAHDEPDARIEVHGVTVKDLRIEMVDGRLEIDHPQLRWDKFPEVFRNFGSGGPKAEVSVAVPRTVALTLGVVSASALVSGLRTDVRLNTVSGDIIVDGLRGDVSLNAVSGDVQVRELEGALSANSVSGDVAATGRITKASIDTVSGAMLVDSSGPTQSITLNSVNGTATIRLDRSLPANYVSRSVSGRVQIDGHVRSGSGPTNYTGSTGTLAGSFVDVRANTVSGEITVLRRGISGLRPEELAGEEEW; the protein is encoded by the coding sequence ATGGAGAAATGGATCGTCCACCCCGGCGAGACCCGCGTCATCGACGTCGACGCCTTGCGCGAACTCAAGATCGGACTCGTCGGCGGCCAGGTCGACGTGATCGCCCACGACGAACCCGACGCCCGCATCGAGGTGCACGGCGTCACGGTCAAAGACCTGCGCATCGAGATGGTCGACGGCCGCCTCGAGATCGACCACCCGCAGCTACGGTGGGACAAATTCCCCGAGGTCTTCCGCAACTTCGGATCCGGCGGCCCCAAGGCCGAGGTGAGCGTCGCGGTGCCGCGCACGGTCGCCCTCACCCTCGGCGTCGTGAGCGCGAGCGCGCTCGTCTCGGGTCTGCGCACCGACGTACGGCTCAACACCGTGTCGGGCGACATCATCGTCGACGGCCTGCGGGGCGATGTCAGCCTCAACGCCGTCTCGGGCGACGTGCAGGTGCGCGAGCTCGAGGGCGCGCTCAGCGCCAACAGCGTCTCAGGAGACGTCGCGGCCACCGGCCGCATCACGAAGGCCTCGATCGACACCGTCTCGGGCGCCATGCTCGTCGACTCGAGCGGGCCCACCCAGTCGATCACCCTCAACTCCGTCAACGGCACGGCGACCATCCGCCTCGACCGGTCCCTGCCCGCGAACTACGTCTCGCGGTCGGTGAGCGGGCGCGTGCAGATCGACGGCCACGTGCGCTCCGGCTCCGGCCCGACGAACTACACCGGCTCGACCGGCACCCTCGCGGGCTCGTTCGTCGACGTGCGCGCCAACACCGTCTCGGGCGAGATCACGGTCCTGCGCCGCGGCATCTCGGGCCTGCGCCCCGAGGAGCTCGCCGGAGAGGAGGAGTGGTGA
- a CDS encoding DUF7218 family protein: MPQGRGSNSLKDPDLYEELRKQGDSKEKAARISNAAAARGRGAIGEKGGHAENYEDRTVAELKKRAKELGLTGYSGKKKAELIDMLRTH, translated from the coding sequence ATGCCGCAGGGGCGAGGATCGAACAGCCTGAAGGACCCCGATCTGTACGAGGAGCTGCGGAAGCAGGGCGACTCGAAAGAGAAGGCCGCGCGCATCTCCAACGCCGCCGCCGCTCGAGGTCGTGGCGCGATCGGCGAGAAGGGCGGCCACGCCGAGAACTACGAGGACCGCACGGTCGCGGAGTTGAAGAAGCGCGCGAAGGAGCTCGGGCTGACCGGGTACTCGGGCAAGAAGAAGGCGGAGCTCATCGACATGCTCCGCACGCACTGA
- a CDS encoding DNA topoisomerase IB — translation MARLVRVRPYEDPGYRRVRSGSGFRFVDHTGAAVPEREAERARGLVIPPAWREVWIAREPNAHIQAVGTDEAGRRQYTYHADWSKRQDKGKFARALQLAETLPRARARVTQSLRRAEIDRERVLAVSFRFLDLVAPRVGNARYFVTNGSRGLTTLQRRDATVDGDLIRLSFPAKSGKRAELSLRDAELASIVEELALGRSRAALLSYRRGRRRVPLTPGDVNACVRSLTGGPFSAKDFRTLRGTILAAESLANAGTTGGKNERKKAEVAAVRATADALGNTPAVAKASYIDPRVFSLYRRGRTMELGGSRDAAIRRLILGE, via the coding sequence ATGGCCCGTCTCGTCCGGGTCCGCCCCTACGAAGACCCCGGGTACCGTCGGGTGCGCTCCGGCTCGGGCTTCCGATTCGTCGATCACACCGGGGCCGCCGTGCCCGAACGCGAGGCCGAACGCGCGCGCGGGCTGGTCATCCCCCCGGCCTGGCGCGAGGTGTGGATCGCCCGCGAGCCCAATGCGCACATCCAAGCCGTCGGCACCGATGAGGCCGGGCGGCGGCAGTACACATACCACGCGGACTGGTCGAAGCGTCAGGACAAGGGCAAGTTCGCCCGTGCCCTGCAGCTCGCCGAGACCCTGCCCCGAGCGCGCGCCCGCGTCACGCAATCGCTCCGCCGCGCCGAGATCGACCGCGAGCGGGTGCTGGCGGTGTCGTTCCGCTTCCTCGACCTGGTCGCCCCGCGCGTGGGCAACGCCCGATACTTCGTCACGAATGGGAGCAGGGGGCTCACGACTCTGCAGAGACGCGATGCCACGGTCGACGGCGACCTGATCCGTCTGTCGTTCCCCGCCAAGAGCGGCAAGCGCGCCGAGCTCTCGCTGCGCGATGCGGAGCTGGCATCCATCGTCGAAGAACTTGCCCTCGGGCGCTCGCGGGCGGCGCTGTTGAGCTATAGGCGCGGGCGCCGACGCGTTCCCCTGACCCCCGGCGACGTGAACGCGTGCGTCCGCTCCCTCACGGGTGGCCCGTTCAGCGCGAAGGACTTCCGCACCCTGCGCGGCACGATCCTCGCGGCCGAGTCGCTCGCGAACGCGGGCACGACGGGCGGGAAGAACGAGCGCAAGAAGGCCGAGGTCGCCGCGGTGCGCGCCACCGCCGACGCGCTCGGGAACACGCCTGCCGTGGCGAAGGCGAGCTACATCGACCCGCGTGTCTTCTCGCTCTATCGCAGGGGTCGCACGATGGAGCTGGGCGGCTCGAGGGACGCCGCGATCAGGCGGCTGATCCTGGGGGAGTGA